In one window of Leptospira sp. WS92.C1 DNA:
- the rpoN gene encoding RNA polymerase factor sigma-54, which translates to MNLSHSLVQKQTQKLVMTQDLRQSIELLPLSTIELSDRISSELIENPMLEEEYASEKNRTPDLYSRDDLRRKEKNDFIKNSDVTWQDNYSIDRAGSTGSDAGDRNQKYIESSPEKSSLSEHLLWQLRLSSLKPDEITIGEMLISMLDDHGFISIPIPDFCKEMSLNEKKVRKVLGQIHRLDPLGIGAKDVQETLLIQAKILKPEDIKLHTLIQDHIKDLEKLDYKTISKKMELSLEAVESLASEIKKLEPYPATLYTSNKPDYVMPDVIVREVEGEFDIYINDEWIPKLKINKEYKNILKNAKDNDKEYITTKLGSAEWLIRSVNQRRQTLFKVTSAIIEMQIEFFRKGIQFIRPLTLKDIAERLDMHESTVSRITSNKYIQTSRGILELKWFFSSGVRSSEGGIESSKKIHDLIRNLVKEEKSESPLSDQEIVEAIQKQGIEIARRTVAKYRKILKILPSSQRKKVKSLESR; encoded by the coding sequence GTGAATCTCAGTCACTCACTGGTTCAAAAACAAACCCAGAAACTGGTGATGACTCAAGACTTAAGACAGTCCATAGAATTGCTTCCCCTTTCCACGATCGAACTCTCCGATCGGATCAGTTCGGAACTCATAGAAAATCCGATGCTCGAAGAAGAATATGCATCCGAAAAAAATCGAACCCCCGATCTTTACAGCAGAGACGATCTCCGAAGAAAAGAAAAGAACGACTTCATTAAAAATTCTGACGTAACCTGGCAGGATAATTATTCCATCGATAGAGCCGGATCAACCGGTTCCGACGCAGGCGATCGAAATCAAAAATATATAGAATCCTCTCCTGAAAAAAGTTCTCTTTCGGAGCATCTTCTCTGGCAGCTTCGACTTTCAAGTTTAAAACCCGACGAGATAACGATCGGAGAAATGTTGATCTCGATGTTGGACGATCACGGATTTATCTCGATTCCGATTCCCGACTTTTGCAAGGAGATGAGTCTGAATGAAAAGAAAGTGCGTAAGGTTCTCGGACAAATCCACAGACTGGATCCTCTCGGCATCGGCGCGAAAGACGTGCAAGAAACACTGCTCATTCAGGCAAAGATTCTTAAGCCGGAAGACATTAAACTGCATACTCTAATCCAAGATCATATCAAGGATCTTGAAAAACTGGATTACAAGACCATATCCAAAAAAATGGAGTTGTCTTTGGAAGCGGTGGAATCGCTCGCCTCAGAGATCAAAAAGCTGGAGCCGTATCCCGCAACTCTTTACACTTCCAACAAACCCGATTATGTGATGCCGGACGTGATCGTGCGCGAAGTCGAGGGGGAATTTGACATCTATATCAACGACGAATGGATTCCAAAACTAAAAATTAATAAAGAATATAAGAATATTCTAAAAAACGCAAAAGATAACGACAAGGAATATATCACCACGAAACTCGGTTCCGCGGAATGGCTGATTCGTTCCGTAAATCAAAGAAGACAAACCTTGTTTAAGGTGACATCCGCAATCATCGAAATGCAGATCGAGTTTTTTAGAAAAGGAATCCAATTCATCCGCCCTTTAACCCTAAAAGACATCGCCGAAAGACTCGATATGCACGAATCTACCGTATCCAGAATCACTTCCAATAAATACATACAGACATCTCGTGGAATTCTCGAATTAAAATGGTTTTTCTCTTCCGGTGTGCGATCATCGGAAGGAGGAATCGAATCCTCCAAAAAAATTCACGATCTCATTCGTAATCTTGTCAAAGAAGAAAAATCGGAAAGCCCGTTGTCCGATCAGGAAATCGTGGAAGCAATTCAAAAACAAGGAATTGAAATCGCGAGGCGAACTGTCGCGAAATATAGAAAAATTCTAAAAATTCTACCATCGAGTCAGAGAAAGAAAGTTAAGTCATTGGAGTCTAGGTAA